Proteins from a single region of Chanodichthys erythropterus isolate Z2021 chromosome 13, ASM2448905v1, whole genome shotgun sequence:
- the zgc:55461 gene encoding beta-tubulin family protein isoform X2 has translation MREIVHLQAGQCGNQIGAKFWEVISDEHGIDPTGTYHGDSDLQLERINVYYNEATGGKYVPRAVLVDLEPGTMDSVRSGPFGQVFRPDNFVFGQSGAGNNWAKGHYTEGAELVDSVLDVVRKEAESCDCLQGFQLTHSLGGGTGSGMGTLLISKIREEYPDRIMNTFSVVPSPKVSDTVVEPYNATLSVHQLVENTDETYCIDNEALYDICFRTLKLTTPTYGDLNHLVSATMSGVTTCLRFPGQLNADLRKLAVNMVPFPRLHFFMPGFAPLTSRGSQQYRALTVPELTQQMFDAKNMMAACDPRHGRYLTVAAVFRGRMSMKEVDEQMLNVQNKNSSYFVEWIPNNVKTAVCDIPPRGLKMAATFIGNSTAIQELFKRISEQFTAMFRRKAFLHWYTGEGMDEMEFTEAESNMNDLVSEYQQYQDATAEEEGEFEEEGEEELA, from the exons ATGAGGGAAATTGTTCACCTACAAGCTGGTCAATGTGGAAACCAAATCGGAGCCAAA TTTTGGGAGGTGATTAGTGATGAGCACGGAATCGACCCGACAGGAACTTACCATGGAGACAGTGATCTGCAGTTGGAGCGGATTAATGTGTACTACAATGAAGCCACTG GTGGAAAGTATGTACCTCGTGCTGTTCTTGTCGACCTGGAGCCTGGAACCATGGATTCAGTGAGATCTGGACCTTTTGGACAGGTCTTCCGACCAGATAACTTTGTCTTTG GTCAGAGTGGTGCCGGAAACAACTGGGCCAAGGGTCACTACACAGAAGGTGCTGAGCTTGTAGACTCAGTTCTTGATGTGGTCCGTAAGGAGGCGGAAAGCTGCGACTGCCTGCAAGGCTTCCAGCTCACCCACTCCCTTGGAGGAGGCACCGGGTCAGGCATGGGCACGCTCCTCATCAGCAAAATCCGTGAAGAGTATCCAGACCGCATCATGAACACCTTCAGCGTGGTGCCCTCACCCAAAGTCTCAGACACTGTTGTAGAGCCTTACAACGCCACACTGTCCGTCCATCAACTGGTGGAGAACACCGATGAAACCTATTGCATCGACAACGAGGCGCTGTATGACATTTGCTTCCGTACGCTCAAACTCACTACGCCTACCTACGGCGACCTCAACCACCTTGTGTCCGCCACAATGAGCGGGGTCACGACCTGCCTACGCTTTCCCGGCCAACTCAATGCTGACCTGCGTAAACTGGCCGTCAATATGGTGCCTTTCCCCCGTCTGCATTTCTTCATGCCAGGCTTTGCCCCCCTCACCAGCAGGGGGAGTCAGCAATACCGTGCTCTTACAGTTCCCGAGCTCACACAGCAGATGTTTGATGCCAAAAACATGATGGCTGCATGTGACCCCCGCCATGGCCGTTACCTCACGGTGGCCGCCGTTTTCCGAGGCCGCATGTCTATGAAGGAAGTGGATGAGCAGATGCTGAATGTCCAGAACAAGAACAGCAGCTATTTCGTGGAGTGGATCCCCAACAATGTCAAGACCGCCGTGTGCGACATCCCGCCTCGCGGTCTCAAAATGGCAGCCACTTTCATCGGCAACAGCACCGCCATCCAGGAGCTGTTCAAGCGCATCTCTGAACAGTTCACCGCCATGTTCAGGCGCAAGGCCTTCCTGCATTGGTACACAGGTGAGGGGATGGATGAGATGGAGTTCACGGAGGCCGAAAGCAACATGAATGACTTGGTGTCAGAGTACCAGCAGTACCAAGATGCCACTGCAGAAGAGGAGGGAGAGTTTGAGGAAGAGGGAGAGGAGGAGCTTGCGTAA